A single region of the Nicotiana sylvestris chromosome 6, ASM39365v2, whole genome shotgun sequence genome encodes:
- the LOC104210756 gene encoding dof zinc finger protein DOF3.1-like, whose translation MNMQYSSVYSEINPQFPEQEILKCPRCDSINTKFCYYNNYNLSQPRHFCKNCKRYWTKGGTLRNIPVGGASRKNTKRSSSSSNSKRSSTTSYLSSSSAAQPKSEPFPIPNVAVFDQNSSIHGPFSSLLTSNGPEIGNLFEALKPNVSDSGFVSGSDAAAQSENNNTDEYLFPVQSGEDSNCCNGWTDLAIYSAPGSSFQ comes from the coding sequence ATGAATATGCAATACTCATCAGTATATTCAGAGATCAATCCTCAATTTCCAGAACAAGAAATCTTGAAATGTCCTAGATGTGATTCAATTAATACAAAATTCTGTTACTATAACAATTACAACCTTTCTCAGCCACGCCATTTTTGTAAGAATTGTAAAAGGTATTGGACTAAAGGAGGAACTTTACGAAACATACCTGTTGGTGGCGCCTCTCGCAAAAACACTAaacgttcttcttcttcttcaaatagTAAACGCTCCTCAACGACGTCGTATTTATCTTCATCTTCAGCAGCACAACCAAAGTCAGAGCCTTTTCCTATACCTAATGTTGCAGTTTTTGATCAGAATAGTTCAATTCACGGGCCTTTTAGTTCGCTTTTGACATCAAACGGGCCGGAAATTGGGAATTTGTTTGAAGCTTTGAAACCTAATGTGTCCGATTCGGGCTTTGTTTCGGGCTCAGATGCAGCAGCTCAAAGTGAGAATAACAATACAGATGAATACTTGTTTCCTGTTCAGAGCGGTGAAGATTCTAACTGTTGTAATGGTTGGACTGATCTTGCTATTTACAGTGCTCCAGGTTCAAGCTTTCAGTAA